The sequence GCCCTGACAGCCTCAGCGATCTTTTCTGGACTTGGAATGTAGAGATCCTCCAATACATCCGAAAATGGCGGCGGACAGTGCGGTGCCGTCACCATCTTCACTGGACCCTTCAACGAACCAAAGGCCTGCTCCGTCACCTGAGCACTAATGTCCGCTGCCATGCTGCAGCGTGGGTTCGACTCATCCACCACCACCAAGCGACCCGTGTTCTCCACGCTCTCGATGATCGTCTCCAAATCCAACGGTGAGGTTGTCCTTGGATCAATCACCTCACACTGGATCCCTTCCTTGGCCAACGCCGATGCTGCTTCCATCGCCTTGTGAACCATCATCCCCATCGCCACTACCGTCACATCTCCCCCTTCCCGTACCACGTTGGCCTCATTGAACGGGATCGCATACGATCCCTCTGGTACATCTCCCTTGAGACCATAGAGCGACTTGTGCTCACAGAAAATCACCGGATCATTGTCCCGGATCGACTGGATCATCAACCCCTTGGCATCATACGGATTCGATGGAATCACCACCTTCAAACCAGGAATATGCGTGAAGACCGGATACAAGCACTGTGAGTGCTGAGAAGCTGCTCGTAAACCTGCCCCAATCATCGTACGTACCACTAGCGGCGTCTCCGCCTTGCCACCAAACATGTACTTGAACTTCGCTGCCTGGTTGAAGATCTGATCAAAACAAACCCCCATGAAGTCGATGAACATCAACTCCGCCACCGGGCGCATCCCACAGG comes from SAR324 cluster bacterium and encodes:
- a CDS encoding alpha-ketoacid dehydrogenase subunit beta — protein: MARELTFKDAINEALAQEMARDETVIAMGEDNVGGMGAEGEIDAWGGVLGVTKGLHAQVGDRIMDTPITESAFIGAAAGAAACGMRPVAELMFIDFMGVCFDQIFNQAAKFKYMFGGKAETPLVVRTMIGAGLRAASQHSQCLYPVFTHIPGLKVVIPSNPYDAKGLMIQSIRDNDPVIFCEHKSLYGLKGDVPEGSYAIPFNEANVVREGGDVTVVAMGMMVHKAMEAASALAKEGIQCEVIDPRTTSPLDLETIIESVENTGRLVVVDESNPRCSMAADISAQVTEQAFGSLKGPVKMVTAPHCPPPFSDVLEDLYIPSPEKIAEAVRA